From Desulfosoma caldarium, the proteins below share one genomic window:
- a CDS encoding inositol monophosphatase family protein, with protein sequence MAIITAQEINADAFKEAMVKNSQQTPSLTSLLPPREAHLARTTARLAIFEAGAYIREKFQSQAALLVESKGSFDYVTEVDRWCEELILHRLRSAFPDHTLMSEERPVENHSPSHVWIVDPLDGTTNFIHGFPMIAISIAFSIQGTVVMGWVYDPLRRELFEAHKGAGAWCNDRPLPPMAPTPLQEALVATGFPFRAKDLLDPYLEVFKAVFSKVSGIRRAGSAALDLAYVAAGRVQGFWETGLKPWDVAAAALLIQETAGVVTDFWGSPAYLENGHIVAGSSMVHRFLMDSVAPLREALSPPSNTAPKRRVP encoded by the coding sequence ATGGCAATCATCACGGCCCAAGAGATTAACGCAGACGCTTTCAAGGAGGCAATGGTGAAAAATTCCCAGCAGACCCCGTCACTAACCTCACTGCTTCCACCCCGAGAAGCTCACCTGGCCCGCACCACCGCTCGATTGGCCATCTTTGAAGCCGGGGCCTATATTCGAGAAAAATTCCAATCCCAGGCCGCCCTGTTGGTCGAAAGCAAAGGGTCTTTTGATTATGTCACGGAAGTGGATCGATGGTGCGAAGAGCTCATTCTGCACCGCCTTCGCAGCGCCTTTCCCGACCACACGTTGATGTCCGAAGAACGGCCCGTGGAAAACCACTCTCCATCCCACGTCTGGATTGTGGACCCGTTGGATGGCACCACCAACTTCATTCATGGGTTTCCCATGATTGCCATTTCCATCGCCTTTTCGATTCAAGGAACCGTGGTCATGGGATGGGTCTACGATCCCCTACGCCGTGAACTCTTTGAAGCGCACAAAGGCGCTGGAGCCTGGTGCAACGATCGCCCGCTTCCGCCCATGGCCCCGACGCCCTTGCAGGAAGCTCTTGTGGCCACAGGGTTTCCTTTCCGCGCTAAAGATCTTCTGGACCCGTACCTTGAAGTTTTCAAGGCGGTGTTTTCAAAAGTCAGCGGGATTCGGCGCGCCGGTTCCGCCGCTTTGGACCTTGCCTACGTGGCGGCCGGACGCGTTCAAGGATTTTGGGAAACTGGACTGAAACCGTGGGACGTGGCCGCCGCCGCCCTGCTCATTCAAGAAACCGCGGGAGTGGTAACGGATTTCTGGGGCTCACCGGCGTACTTGGAAAACGGGCATATTGTTGCCGGATCTTCGATGGTCCACCGATTTCTCATGGACAGCGTCGCGCCCCTTCGTGAGGCGCTTTCCCCGCCTTCCAACACGGCGCCAAAACGGCGGGTTCCATGA
- the greA gene encoding transcription elongation factor GreA — MERVPITREGYERLRQELQRLQKEERPKVIKAIEEARGHGDLSENAEYEAAKEKQALIEGRIADIQEKLAHSEIVETNGSNGGRVMFGFTVVLEDLDNGEELTYKLVGPYEADIQAGTLSVSSPLGKALIGKEEGDTVSVRTPKGLRQLEIVEVRP, encoded by the coding sequence ATGGAAAGGGTTCCCATCACTCGAGAAGGTTATGAAAGGCTGCGCCAGGAACTGCAGCGGTTGCAAAAGGAAGAGCGCCCCAAGGTGATCAAAGCCATTGAAGAAGCGCGAGGGCACGGGGATCTTTCGGAAAACGCCGAATACGAAGCTGCCAAAGAAAAGCAGGCACTCATCGAAGGGCGCATTGCGGACATTCAGGAAAAACTGGCCCATTCGGAAATAGTGGAAACCAACGGCTCCAACGGAGGACGGGTCATGTTTGGATTCACCGTGGTCCTGGAAGACTTGGACAACGGCGAAGAACTCACCTACAAGCTCGTCGGCCCTTACGAAGCGGACATTCAGGCCGGCACGTTGTCCGTCAGTTCGCCTTTGGGCAAGGCCTTGATCGGCAAGGAAGAAGGCGACACCGTGTCGGTGCGAACGCCCAAAGGGCTTCGCCAGTTGGAAATCGTAGAAGTGCGCCCCTGA
- a CDS encoding sigma-54-dependent transcriptional regulator, which produces MPHFADGRRILVVDDERSMREFLEIMLQKDGYAVRCAASGTEALNLLREQPFDLVITDIRMKPVDGLEVLRQCKQLSPRTVVIMISAYASTETAVAAMREGAYDYLPKPFKIDEMRRVIQNALKTRGHEVPPHVRQGPLHFGCMIGESPAMKKIYELIERVSATPSNVLITGESGTGKELVAKAIHRRSPRAEKPFVAVNCAGVPEPLIESELFGYRKGAFTGAAVDRKGLVEAAQGGTLFLDEIGELSPSLQVKLLRVVQEKTIRMLGDTADIPVDVRIISATNRDLERMVIDHEFREDLYYRLNVIQLRIPPLRERREDIPLLADYFLAKFSKAFGKDIQKISSYAMDILKQYDFPGNVRELENIIERGVALESSSIILPESLTIATSRRKRHDDQEPLWPILPAQGMNLPSYLAGLEKNLLMQALERSGGSKSKAAQLLGLTLRSFRYRLFKHGLASDESDDLPERKPL; this is translated from the coding sequence ATGCCACATTTTGCCGATGGGCGTCGAATCCTTGTGGTGGACGATGAGCGGAGCATGCGGGAGTTTCTGGAGATCATGCTTCAAAAAGATGGCTACGCCGTGCGCTGTGCGGCCAGCGGCACGGAAGCCTTGAATCTTCTTAGAGAACAGCCTTTTGATTTGGTCATCACCGACATTCGCATGAAACCCGTAGACGGCCTGGAAGTCCTCAGGCAATGCAAACAGCTGTCTCCTCGCACCGTGGTCATCATGATTTCTGCGTATGCCAGCACGGAAACCGCCGTGGCCGCCATGCGCGAAGGGGCCTACGACTATTTGCCCAAGCCCTTTAAAATCGATGAAATGCGCCGGGTCATTCAAAATGCCCTCAAGACTCGAGGCCACGAAGTGCCCCCCCATGTGCGTCAAGGTCCCTTGCATTTCGGATGCATGATTGGGGAAAGCCCGGCCATGAAGAAGATCTACGAACTCATTGAACGAGTGTCGGCCACCCCCAGCAATGTTTTGATCACCGGAGAAAGCGGGACGGGCAAGGAGCTGGTGGCCAAAGCCATTCACAGGAGGAGTCCACGAGCGGAAAAACCTTTTGTGGCCGTCAACTGCGCGGGTGTTCCCGAACCGCTCATCGAAAGTGAACTTTTCGGCTATCGTAAAGGAGCTTTTACGGGCGCCGCCGTGGACCGCAAGGGGCTCGTGGAGGCTGCCCAGGGAGGAACTCTTTTCCTGGACGAAATTGGCGAACTGTCACCCAGCCTGCAAGTGAAGTTGTTGCGCGTGGTGCAGGAAAAAACCATACGCATGCTGGGGGATACCGCTGACATTCCCGTGGATGTGCGCATCATTTCCGCCACCAATCGAGATCTCGAGCGCATGGTCATCGACCATGAGTTTCGGGAAGACTTGTATTATCGGCTCAACGTCATCCAGCTGCGAATACCGCCATTGAGGGAACGGCGGGAAGATATTCCGCTGCTTGCTGATTATTTTCTGGCCAAGTTTTCCAAGGCCTTCGGCAAGGACATTCAAAAGATTTCCTCGTATGCCATGGATATTTTGAAGCAATACGATTTTCCGGGAAATGTTCGGGAACTGGAAAACATCATTGAGCGAGGAGTGGCCCTGGAGTCTTCAAGTATCATTTTGCCAGAGAGTTTGACCATTGCCACGTCGCGTCGAAAGCGCCACGACGACCAAGAACCGCTCTGGCCCATTTTGCCTGCCCAAGGCATGAATCTTCCCAGCTACCTGGCCGGTCTGGAAAAGAATTTGCTCATGCAGGCTTTGGAACGGTCCGGAGGATCCAAATCCAAAGCTGCTCAACTTCTCGGGTTAACCTTGCGATCCTTTCGTTATAGGCTTTTCAAGCACGGCCTCGCCTCCGACGAAAGCGATGACCTGCCGGAACGCAAACCCCTTTGA
- a CDS encoding aspartate carbamoyltransferase catalytic subunit, with amino-acid sequence MAFSRKDLLGMRDLEVDEIETILDTAESLKEINTRSIKKVPTLRGKTVVHLFYEPSTRTRTSFDIAAKRLSADTYSIATSTSSMVKGETFLDTIKNLEAMRPDVFIIRHSASGTPHRIAQRTTASVINAGDGMHEHPSQALLDMLTIRQHKGRLDGLTVLIVGDIAHSRVARSNIWGLTKMGARILVCGPPTLLPSHIEQFPVRVSLRLEPVIPLADVIMVLRLQKERQGQGLLPSLREYATYYGIDRQKLAQAKPDVLIMHPGPMNRGVEISPEVADGPHSVILDQVNNGVAVRMALLYLLMQRHESAV; translated from the coding sequence ATGGCCTTTTCGAGAAAAGACTTGCTTGGCATGCGGGATTTGGAGGTGGATGAGATTGAAACCATTCTCGACACTGCCGAATCCCTGAAAGAAATCAACACAAGGTCCATCAAAAAGGTTCCCACCCTTCGAGGCAAGACGGTGGTGCATCTCTTTTATGAGCCCAGCACACGAACGCGCACCTCTTTTGACATCGCGGCCAAGAGGCTCAGCGCAGACACCTACAGCATTGCCACTTCCACTAGTTCCATGGTGAAAGGGGAAACCTTTTTGGACACGATCAAGAATCTGGAAGCCATGCGCCCGGATGTGTTCATCATTCGCCATTCGGCTTCGGGCACACCTCACCGCATCGCTCAACGCACCACGGCCTCCGTGATCAACGCCGGAGATGGCATGCATGAACATCCATCCCAAGCCCTCTTGGACATGTTGACCATTCGCCAACACAAAGGGCGGTTGGATGGTCTGACCGTGCTGATTGTGGGGGATATTGCCCACAGCCGGGTGGCTCGATCCAACATTTGGGGCCTGACGAAAATGGGGGCTCGTATTCTGGTCTGTGGCCCTCCCACCCTGCTACCCTCACATATAGAACAGTTTCCCGTGAGGGTGTCCCTCCGTTTGGAACCAGTGATTCCCCTAGCGGACGTCATCATGGTGCTGCGGCTTCAAAAGGAAAGGCAAGGTCAGGGGCTGTTGCCGTCCCTGCGCGAATACGCCACCTATTACGGCATCGATCGCCAAAAGCTAGCCCAGGCCAAACCGGATGTACTCATCATGCATCCAGGCCCCATGAATCGCGGCGTGGAAATCAGTCCGGAAGTGGCCGATGGCCCTCATTCGGTTATTTTGGATCAGGTGAACAACGGTGTGGCGGTGCGTATGGCCCTGCTGTATCTCTTGATGCAACGACATGAATCGGCCGTTTGA
- a CDS encoding amidohydrolase family protein translates to MTIDFHVHTFPSEIVADRERYFDGEPAFRALYGHPKARLVDTKGLLEAMDQNGVHAAVIFGFPWKDEDTARRHNDYVLESAARVPQRLIPLACVDPLAPWAEKEASRCLELGAAGLGELAVYEECDEGRAVQAYEALIALCRSSRRLLLLHANEPVGHAYPGKAPFGLRFYYQLAALCRDLPLILAHWGGGLFLYELLKKEAPETLAHVFYDTAASPFLYRSAVYRQAIDIVGCERILLGSDYPLLPPSRYEKDMDEAGLSAEERAAIAGGNAARLLAQGDLVLPSQFGSV, encoded by the coding sequence ATGACAATAGATTTTCATGTGCACACCTTTCCTTCGGAAATTGTGGCCGATCGGGAGCGCTACTTTGATGGCGAGCCGGCCTTTCGCGCGCTTTACGGCCATCCCAAGGCTCGCCTCGTGGACACGAAAGGGCTCCTTGAAGCCATGGATCAAAACGGCGTGCATGCTGCGGTGATTTTTGGATTTCCCTGGAAAGATGAGGATACGGCCCGCCGCCACAACGATTACGTGCTGGAATCGGCAGCGCGGGTGCCGCAGCGCCTGATCCCCTTGGCCTGTGTTGATCCCCTTGCTCCATGGGCCGAAAAGGAAGCCTCCCGATGCCTGGAACTCGGGGCGGCGGGGTTGGGAGAGTTGGCCGTCTACGAAGAGTGCGACGAAGGCCGAGCTGTGCAGGCCTATGAGGCGCTCATAGCGCTGTGCCGCTCGTCCAGAAGGCTTTTGCTTTTGCACGCCAATGAACCTGTCGGCCACGCCTATCCTGGAAAGGCTCCCTTTGGCTTGCGCTTCTATTACCAGCTTGCTGCCCTGTGCCGGGACCTGCCCCTTATTTTGGCCCATTGGGGTGGAGGCCTTTTCTTGTACGAATTGCTCAAAAAAGAAGCTCCGGAAACCCTGGCCCATGTCTTCTACGACACCGCTGCATCCCCTTTCCTGTATCGCAGCGCCGTGTACCGACAGGCCATCGACATCGTGGGCTGCGAGCGCATCCTTTTGGGCAGTGATTATCCATTGCTGCCCCCAAGCCGGTATGAAAAGGACATGGACGAGGCCGGGTTGAGCGCCGAAGAAAGAGCGGCCATTGCCGGGGGCAATGCAGCGCGGCTGCTAGCCCAAGGAGACCTTGTCTTGCCTTCGCAGTTTGGCTCGGTGTGA
- a CDS encoding AEC family transporter: MFKVFLTHILPVFSIIGLGYLLMHRRFIEENFIASANRLVYYVAVPAMLFHEVARSSFSENFHGGAVLSMLAGLAVVTATGFCMAHLSPRPTSFKATFVHSSFHGNLGYMAYAIAFYALGEKSFAQTATLSSFLIVAQNLLAVCVFAYYKPKNGGSVGTDRFNLRDTLQRIATNPIIVSVTAATAFSYLSLSLHPAISQSLKILSGMALPLALLLIGTSLSFQAFTKLLSAMSVIGFLKLFIFPSIAYGLMRWWHVPSAFHTPVLILTAAPPATITYIMASELGGDTQLAAAATSFLTLFSGFTYAVLLSLHG, from the coding sequence ATGTTCAAGGTTTTCCTCACCCATATCTTGCCCGTCTTTTCCATAATCGGTCTCGGTTACCTGCTCATGCACCGGCGATTTATCGAAGAGAACTTCATCGCGTCAGCCAATCGGCTCGTCTACTACGTGGCCGTTCCTGCCATGCTTTTTCACGAAGTGGCACGCTCGTCCTTTTCCGAAAACTTTCATGGAGGTGCCGTTCTTTCTATGCTGGCCGGGCTTGCCGTGGTGACCGCCACAGGCTTCTGCATGGCCCACCTCAGCCCCCGCCCGACGTCCTTTAAGGCCACTTTTGTGCACAGCAGCTTTCATGGCAATCTGGGCTACATGGCCTATGCCATCGCCTTTTATGCCCTTGGAGAAAAATCCTTTGCGCAAACCGCCACTCTGAGCAGCTTTCTCATTGTGGCGCAAAACCTCCTAGCCGTCTGCGTCTTTGCCTACTATAAGCCGAAAAATGGCGGCTCCGTCGGGACCGACCGCTTTAATCTTCGGGATACCCTGCAGCGCATCGCTACCAATCCCATCATTGTTTCGGTCACGGCGGCCACCGCCTTTTCGTACCTTTCCCTTTCCCTTCATCCGGCCATTTCTCAGTCTTTGAAAATTCTCTCCGGCATGGCGCTTCCTTTGGCCCTCCTGCTCATCGGCACCTCTCTCTCCTTTCAGGCGTTTACCAAGCTGCTTTCGGCCATGAGCGTCATCGGGTTTCTCAAACTTTTTATCTTCCCTTCAATCGCCTACGGGCTCATGCGCTGGTGGCATGTGCCTTCAGCGTTTCATACGCCCGTGCTCATTCTTACGGCGGCCCCGCCAGCCACCATCACCTATATCATGGCTTCGGAACTCGGTGGCGACACACAACTGGCCGCCGCGGCCACGTCCTTTTTGACTTTATTCTCCGGCTTCACCTACGCCGTGCTGCTTTCCTTACATGGATAA
- a CDS encoding dihydroorotase yields the protein MDPQRGMDRIGDLVLRDGVIQDVIWEPQIAEPSAERRVIDVMGKWVVPAWVDMHVHLREPGEEYKETIATGTAAAVAGGFGAVACMPNTKPVNDCAAVTQFIVRRASEEGYCRVYPVAAISKGLRGEELAEFGELREAGAVAVSDDGRPVMNAALMRRALEYAKAFDLLVITHAEDLALSQGGHMHEGFVSTKLGLQGIPAAAEAAMIARDVLLAELTGGRLHVAHVSTEASVWILREAKRRGIPVTCETAPHYFTLTDEAVEGFDTVYKVNPPLRTRRDVEAIKEALADGTIDVIATDHAPHSLLEKETEFQDAANGMIGLESALPLVLNLIREGVADPLTILAKVTCKPMKILGLPFDGLEPGSPANVTVIDPDAEWVVDPERFQSKGRNCPFRGWSVRGRAMMTVVDGVVRYSMA from the coding sequence ATGGATCCGCAACGGGGCATGGACAGGATCGGAGACCTGGTCCTTCGAGATGGTGTGATTCAGGATGTGATTTGGGAACCCCAAATTGCAGAGCCTTCTGCGGAACGCCGCGTCATCGATGTGATGGGGAAATGGGTAGTGCCCGCATGGGTGGACATGCACGTACATTTGCGGGAACCCGGCGAAGAATACAAAGAAACCATTGCCACGGGAACCGCCGCGGCGGTGGCTGGAGGATTCGGCGCCGTGGCCTGCATGCCCAACACCAAGCCGGTCAACGATTGTGCTGCGGTCACGCAATTCATTGTGCGGCGCGCTTCTGAAGAGGGCTACTGCCGCGTTTACCCCGTAGCGGCCATCAGCAAGGGACTTCGAGGCGAGGAATTGGCCGAGTTCGGAGAGCTTCGTGAAGCGGGGGCGGTGGCTGTTTCCGACGATGGCCGTCCCGTGATGAACGCGGCTTTAATGCGAAGAGCCCTGGAATACGCCAAGGCGTTTGACCTGCTGGTCATCACTCATGCCGAAGATCTGGCCTTGTCCCAAGGAGGCCACATGCACGAAGGGTTCGTATCCACGAAACTGGGACTGCAGGGCATTCCTGCGGCCGCAGAAGCCGCCATGATCGCCCGCGACGTGCTTTTGGCCGAACTGACGGGCGGCCGGTTGCATGTGGCCCACGTGAGCACGGAAGCTTCGGTGTGGATTCTTCGCGAAGCCAAGCGTCGGGGTATTCCTGTGACCTGTGAAACTGCGCCCCATTATTTCACCCTGACCGACGAGGCCGTGGAAGGCTTTGATACCGTGTACAAAGTGAACCCTCCTTTGAGGACGCGCCGCGATGTGGAAGCCATCAAGGAAGCTCTGGCCGACGGGACCATCGATGTCATTGCCACAGACCATGCGCCGCACAGCCTTCTGGAAAAGGAAACGGAGTTTCAGGACGCCGCCAATGGCATGATCGGCTTGGAATCGGCCCTGCCTCTGGTGCTGAACCTCATTCGAGAAGGGGTTGCCGATCCCTTAACCATTTTGGCCAAAGTCACCTGTAAGCCCATGAAAATCCTTGGTCTTCCCTTTGACGGTTTGGAGCCGGGTTCTCCGGCGAATGTCACGGTCATCGATCCCGATGCAGAGTGGGTCGTGGACCCCGAACGCTTTCAGTCCAAAGGGCGAAATTGCCCGTTTCGAGGGTGGTCGGTGAGAGGGCGGGCGATGATGACCGTGGTGGATGGCGTCGTGCGCTATTCCATGGCTTAA